From one Triticum urartu cultivar G1812 chromosome 3, Tu2.1, whole genome shotgun sequence genomic stretch:
- the LOC125543391 gene encoding MAP3K epsilon protein kinase 1-like isoform X1, translated as MATRQHNPKSKTLGNKYMLGDEIGKGAYGRVYKGLDLENGDFVAIKQVSLENIPQEDLNIIMQEIDLLKNLNHKNIVKYLGSLKTNSHLHIILEYVENGSLANIIKPNKFGPFPESLAAVYIAQVLEGLVYLHEQGVIHRDIKGANILTTKEGLVKLADFGVATKLTEADVNTHSVVGTPYWMAPEVIEMSGVCAASDIWSVGCTVIELLTCSPPYYELQPMPALFRIVQDVQPPIPEGFSPEITDFLRQCFQKDSIQRPDAKTLLMHPWLQNSRRASPSPRQTHPRHIDMDDEVPSSDNHAGFSDPPGDTQAPVASDIEQEDGTKELVSLSAGQGKSDELHDGKPAERNISNSAELMKDNVVLTKDPTLVFHEKLPLESSPGVTDLNGKIKHEPSQDVLPTKVARSSQESKNGDSKDLEPESKDHSSFEDDDAFSFQAGKQNVTFLEEAKPLVPEGANGLSRFSDTPGDASLEDLFPIDKRGDHGAVASTSTTAQELRDRMVSQKQKGNDNVPMNGGKLLELFEEFHDNIPGENLFPLQSVEYSKIVAQLKPGESEEVILSACQKLMLFFSHRPEQKQIYVSQNGFLPLMELLELPKNRIICSVLQLINYIVKDNTGFLENACLVGLIPVVMNFAVPDRAKEVRMQASFFLQQLCQASTLTLQMFIACQGIPVLVSFLEPDYAKFSREMVHLAIDGIWQVFKLQHSTPRNDFCRIAAKNGILLRLVNTLHSLNEATRFASISGSGASVQNGSTPRLKSGQLDVPMLESSKVRLDHYHSSGSMQSLQADADKHHILLDPSASPRFNDISAAGHMERNDNDLVRPQRLSVSGGRSSTDRSPKHIELVSNGHSSGQNDQIRPLLSLLEKEPPSRHVSGQLDYARHMSGLERHESILPLLHASVERKTNGELDLLMAEFAEVSRQGRENGNLDSNTKASNRIPSMKYGPTASNEGTSTSGAASQTASGVLSGSGVLNARMPGSTTSSGLLAQMVSMSADVAREYLEKVADLLLEFAQADTVVKSLMSSQSLLARLFQMFNKIESPILLKILRCINHLSGDPNCLETLQRTDAIKHLIPILELRDGPLVFQIHSEVLNALFNLCKINKRRQEQAAENGIIPHLMNFVMSDSPLRQYALPLLCDMAHASRNSREQLRAHGGLDVYLDLLEDDAWACTALDSIAVCLAHDNDHRKVEQALLKKEAIQKLVKFFEDCPEQYFVHILDAFLKIITKSSRINTAIATNGLTTLLIARLDHREAIARLTLLKLIKVVYEHHPRPKQLIVENDLPQKLQNLIEERRDGQRGGQQVLVKQMATSLLKALHINTVL; from the exons ATGGCGACGCGGCAGCACAACCCGAAATCCAAGACGCTCGGCAACAAATAC ATGCTGGGGGACGAGATAGGGAAGGGGGCGTACGGGCGCGTCTACAAGGGGCTTGACCTGGAGAATGGCGACTTCGTGGCCATCAAGCAGGTCTCGCTGGAGAACATCCCGCAGGAGGATCTCAATATTATCATG CAAGAAATTGATCTATTGAAA AATCTCAATCACAAAAATATTGTGAAGTATCTTGGATCATTGAAGACAAATAGCCATCTTCATATTATTTTAGA ATATGTGGAGAATGGTTCACTAGCCAATATTATCAAGCCAAACAAATTTGGACCATTTCCTGAATCATTAGCAGCTGTCTACATTGCTCAG GTGTTGGAAGGTCTTGTCTATCTGCATGAGCAAGGTGTCATACATAGAGATATCAAGGGTGCAAATATATTAACAACTAAAGAG GGCCTTGTTAAACTTGCTGATTTTGGAGTTGCTACTAAATTAACTGAAGCCGATGTCAACACACATTCAGTGGTTGGAACCCCATACTGGATGGCCCCCGAG GTTATTGAAATGTCTGGTGTTTGTGCCGCATCAGATATCTGGAGTGTTGGTTGCACAGTTATTGAGCTACTCACTTGTTCCCCACCATATTATGAACTGCAGCCTATGCCTGCACTATTTCGCATTGTTCAG GATGTGCAACCACCAATACCAGAAGGATTCTCTCCCGAGATTACTGATTTTCTCCGGCAATGTTTTCAGAAG GATTCAATACAACGGCCTGATGCGAAGACATTGTTGATGCACCCATGGTTGCAGAACTCGAGACGGGCCTCGCCATCTCCCCGGCAGACTCATCCGAG GCATATTGACATGGATGATGAAGTCCCAAGTAGCGATAATCACGCCGGGTTTTCTGATCCACCAGGAGATACACAAGCACCTGTTGCTTCTGACATTGAGCAG GAGGATGGAACAAAAGAACTGGTTTCTCTATCTGCGGGACAAGGTAAATCTGACGAGCTTCATGATGGAAAACCTGCAGAAAGAAATATTTCAAACAGTGCAGAACTTATGAAAGATAATGTGGTTCTCACTAAAGATCCTACATTAGTTTTTCATGAAAAGCTACCATTGGAATCTTCTCCTGGAGTTACTGATTTAAATGGCAAGATAAAACATGAACCTTCACAAGATGTTCTGCCAACTAAGGTAGCTAGGAGCAGCCAAGAATCAAAAAACGGTGACAGCAAAGATTTAGAGCCTGAAAGTAAAGACCATTCGAGTTTTGAGGATGATGATGCTTTCTCCTTCCAGGCTGGGAAACAGAATGTCACCTTTCTAGAG GAGGCAAAACCTTTAGTTCCCGAGGGAGCTAATGGACTGAGTAGATTCAGTGATACACCTGGAGATGCCTCATTGGAGGATTTATTCCCAATTGACAAGCGAGGAGATCATGGGGCTGTAGCTTCAACATCCACTACCGCTCAAGAGCTCAGGGATAGGATGGTGTCACAGAAGCAGAAGGGAAATGACAATGTGCCCATGAATGGCGGGAAACTTCTTGAATTATTTGAG GAATTTCATGACAACATTCCAGGAGAGAATCTTTTCCCTTTACAG TCTGTGGAATACAGCAAAATAGTAGCACAGCTGAAGCCCGGGGAAAGTGAAGAAGTAATATTGTCAGCATGCCAAAAGCTTATGTTATTCTTCAGTCACCGGCCTGAGCAAAAACAGATTTATGTGTCACAGAATGGTTTCCTTCCATTGATGGAACTTCTTGAACTTCCCAAAAACCGT ATTATATGTTCTGTTCTGCAACTCATCAACTACATTGTAAAAGATAATACGGGCTTCCTGGAAAATGCCTGTCTTGTTGGCCTA ATACCAGTGGTGATGAATTTTGCCGTGCCAGATCGTGCAAAGGAAGTCCGGATGCAAGCATCCTTTTTTCTGCAGCAACTTTGCCAGGCCAG CACCTTGACGTTGCAAATGTTCATCGCATGCCAAGGTATACCTGTTTTGGTGAGTTTTTTGGAGCCTGACTATGCAAAATTTAG CAGGGAAATGGTTCATCTTGCAATTGATGGCATCTGGCAGGTCTTCAAGCTTCAGCATTCAACGCCAAGAAATGACTTCTGTCGTATAGCAGCAAAAAATGGGATACTTCTCAGGCTAGTTAATACTCTTCATAGCTTGAATGAAGCAACACGATTTGCTTCCATCTCAGGGTCAGGTGCTTCAGTACAGAATGGTTCCACCCCCCGTCTAAAATCTGGTCAGCTAGATGTGCCGATGCTAGAAAGTTCTAAAGTAAGGCTGGATCATTACCATTCATCTGGCTCCATGCAGTCATTACAAGCAGATGCTGATAAGCACCATATCTTATTGGATCCATCAGCATCTCCTAGGTTCAATGATATATCTGCTGCTGGTCACATGGAGAGAAATGATAATGACCTGGTAAGGCCACAGCGGCTTAGTGTTTCTGGAGGAAGGTCATCAACAGACAGATCTCCCAAGCATATAGAATTAGTATCAAATGGACATAGTAGTGGTCAGAATGATCAAATCCGGCCTTTACTGAGTTTATTAGAGAAAGAACCTCCCTCTCGTCATGTATCTGGACAACTTGATTATGCCCGTCACATGTCTGGACTAGAAAGGCATGAAAGTATTTTGCCACTATTACATGCTTCAGTAGAGAGGAAAACAAACGGTGAACTTGACTTGCTAATGGCAGAATTTGCTG AGGTCTCTAGACAGGGAAGAGAGAATGGTAACCTTGATTCTAATACGAAAGCTTCAAATAGGATTCCAAGTATGAAGTATGGTCCAACAGCTTCCAATGAGGGAACATCAACATCTGGAGCAGCATCACAAACAGCATCTGGCGTGTTATCTGGATCAGGAGTGCTCAATGCAAGAATGCCAGGAAGTACAACATCATCTGGTCTATTAGCTCAAATGGTTTCTATGAGTGCTGATGTTGCACGCGAGTATCTTGAGAAAGTGGCAGATCTTCTTTTGGAGTTTGCACAAGCAGACACTGTTGTAAAATCTCTCATGTCTAGCCAAAGCCTTCTCGCACGGCTTTTCCAGATGTTCAACAAGATAGAATCTCCTATTCTTCTGAAG ATTCTTAGGTGCATCAATCATTTGTCTGGTGATCCTAATTGTCTAGAGACACTTCAACGCACAGATGCTATCAAGCATTTGATACCAATTCTCGAACTTCGTGATGGACCTCTAGTTTTTCAAATACATAGCGAG GTCCTCAATGCGCTGTTCAACCTTTGTAAGATCAATAAAAGAAGACAGGAACAAGCAGCTGAAAATGGGATCATTCCTCACTTGATGAATTTTGTCATGTCAGACTCGCCGCTAAGGCAGTATGCTTTGCCTCTTCTTTGTGATATGGCTCATGCTTCTCGCAACTCTAGAGAGCAGTTGAGAGCTCATGGAGGCCTGGATGTGTACTTGGACCTGTTAGAGGATGATGCATGGGCATGTACAGCTTTGGATTCCATTGCTGTTTGTTTGGCTCATGACAATGATCACAGAAAAGTAGAGCAAgccttgttgaagaaagaggccATTCAAAAGTTGGTGAAATTTTTTGAAGACTGCCCTGAACAATATTTCGTTCATATACTCGATGCTTTCCTCAAAATAATCAC GAAATCTTCTCGGATAAATACTGCAATAGCCACCAATGGTTTGACGACATTGCTTATTGCAAGACTTGACCATCGAGAAGCTATTGCTCGTTTGACTCTGCTGAAACTAATAAAG GTTGTCTATGAGCACCACCCTCGACCAAAGCAGCTTATAGTGGAGAACGACCTTCCCCAAAAGCTACAAAACCTCATCGAAGAGCGCAGGGATGGGCAACGCGGCGGTCAACAAGTGCTGGTCAAACAAATGGCCACCTCACTGTTGAAGGCATTGCACATCAATACAGTCTTGTGA